GGGAATGCTTTGTTGGAAATCGAAGGCCTCAAGACCTACTTCGAAACCAAAAGTGACACTGTTAAGGCCGTCGAAGATCTCACCCTGACTCTGAAATCAGGGGAAACTCTCGGGCTCGTCGGAGAATCAGGATCGGGAAAATCGGTCACATCGCTGACGATCATGAGGCTTCTGCCTGATCGGGGCGCTCGAATCGCTGGCGGCCGGATTTCTTATCTCGGGAAGGACCTCGTTAAGCTTTCGGATTCCGAGATGCAGGAGATTCGCGGAAGCGAAATCAGCATGATCTTTCAGGAACCAGGGACCAGCCTCAATCCTGTTTTTCGAGTAGGACGTCAGGTCACCGAAGGCATTCTCCGGCATCAGGGTGGAAGCTATCTGGACGCGCGAAAGCGAACGATTGAGTTGTTCCACGAGGTTGGGATTCCTGATCCAGAGCGGCGATTCTCCAGCTTCCCGCACGAGATGTCCGGCGGTCAGAAACAACGCGTGATGATTGCAATGGCGTTGGCTTGCAACCCGGAGGTTCTGATTGCTGATGAGCCGACAACAGCACTCGACGTCACCATTCAGAAACAGATTCTCGATCTACTCCGTAAGTTGCGCGATGAGCGGGGAATGTCGATTCTCTTTATCACTCATGATCTCGGAGTGATTGCCGAGATCGCCGATGAAGTCGCTGTCATGTTCCGCGGCAGGCTGGTCGAGCAGGGGGCTGTGGAGCAGATCTTCTCTGATCCGAAGCACCCCTACACGAAAGGGCTGCTAGCGTGCCGGCCTCGATTGGAGTCGACCTATCGACGACTGCCGACCGTCAGTGACTTCATGACGGCAAAGAAACAGCCCGACGGCAGCTACGAAATCACTGAAAAGGAGATGTCGGAAAAGGAGATCGAGCAACTTTCCATGACCGGTCGCGGACGATTGTTGCATCCGGAGTCAGAGCTCGCTGCGATGGGGCATCCCATCGAGTCTTTGCATCGATCCTCGGACACAACCACGGTTCAGGAAGATCAACAGCCACTTCTGAAAATCGATGATCTGAAGGTTTACTATCCGATTCGAAGTGGAGTCTTTCAACGCGTCACTGATCACGTCAAAGCGGTCGACGGGGTCAGCCTCAAGGTTTATCCGGGGCAGACACTCGGTCTGGTTGGGGAATCGGGTTGCGGAAAAACGACGACCGGTCGGGCGATTGTGAAACTCGCCAACATCACCGGCGGCAAGATCTTCTTCGACGGAACTGATGTCACCACTTTGCGAGGAAGTGAACTACGCAAGTTCCGCAGTCGAGTTCAGATTATCTTTCAGGACCCTTACAGTTCACTGAATCCAAGGATGACCGTCGAAGCGATGCTGACAGAAGCAATGATGCTTCACGGAATCCTGAATACCAAGATGGAGCGAAGACGTCGGGCTGCGGAGCTTCTTGAAGAAGTCGGTTTGGAGATGGCTCACCTTCGACGAT
The Thalassoglobus sp. JC818 DNA segment above includes these coding regions:
- a CDS encoding ABC transporter ATP-binding protein; translation: MDAGNALLEIEGLKTYFETKSDTVKAVEDLTLTLKSGETLGLVGESGSGKSVTSLTIMRLLPDRGARIAGGRISYLGKDLVKLSDSEMQEIRGSEISMIFQEPGTSLNPVFRVGRQVTEGILRHQGGSYLDARKRTIELFHEVGIPDPERRFSSFPHEMSGGQKQRVMIAMALACNPEVLIADEPTTALDVTIQKQILDLLRKLRDERGMSILFITHDLGVIAEIADEVAVMFRGRLVEQGAVEQIFSDPKHPYTKGLLACRPRLESTYRRLPTVSDFMTAKKQPDGSYEITEKEMSEKEIEQLSMTGRGRLLHPESELAAMGHPIESLHRSSDTTTVQEDQQPLLKIDDLKVYYPIRSGVFQRVTDHVKAVDGVSLKVYPGQTLGLVGESGCGKTTTGRAIVKLANITGGKIFFDGTDVTTLRGSELRKFRSRVQIIFQDPYSSLNPRMTVEAMLTEAMMLHGILNTKMERRRRAAELLEEVGLEMAHLRRYPHEFSGGQRQRISVARALAVRAEFIICDESVSALDVSVQAQVLNLLKDLQEQHNLTYVFISHDLSVVKFMADMMAVMNEGKIVEFGPSEAIYEDPQQDYTKRLISSIPSDSLDLIRERVEQRKKHRSANR